In a single window of the Solea senegalensis isolate Sse05_10M linkage group LG1, IFAPA_SoseM_1, whole genome shotgun sequence genome:
- the klhl15 gene encoding kelch-like protein 15 isoform X1, protein MSEGARAAWSKRGCGDSHRREPGKHKHRKCERPLSTQPSKPVIVGPGSKRCVMSGADVEVYLSQVHDGSVSSGFRALYEERLLLDVTLLIEEHHFQAHKALLATQSDYFRVMFTADMRERDQDKIHMKGLTAAGFGHILRFMYYGSLELSMPTVQEILQAAMYVQLTEVVEFCCSFLLAKICLENCAEVMRLLEDFSVGVEGVQEQLDNFLLDNFVPLMSRPDFLSYLSLERLQAYLNSDALSRFPEIELYESVQSWLRHDRRRWRHTDTIVQSIRFCLMTPANIFEKVKTSEFYRYSRQLRQEVDQALSYFHDVNQQPLVETHSNRIRSVRPQTAVFRGMIGHSMVNSKILLLQRPKVWWELEGPQVPLRPDCLAIVNNFAFLLGGEELGPDGEFHASSKVYRYDPRQNSWLRMADMLVPRSEFAVGVIGKFIYAVAGRTRDETFCSTERYDITEDRWEFVDPYPVNKYGHEGTVLNGKLYITGGITSSSTSKQVCVFDPGREAGGGGGGGGSAGGSDAHRTRAGRGPLLPGTHASCWENKSKMNYARCFHKMISHNGKLYVFGGVCVILRASFESQGCPSTEVYDPDTDEWTILASMPIGRSGHGVAVLDRQIMVLGGLCYNGHYSDSILTFDPDENKWKEDEYPRMPCKLDGLQVCSLHFPEYVLEHVRRCS, encoded by the exons ATGTCCGAAGGCGCCAGAGCTGCCTGGTCGAAGAGGGGTTGTGGGGATTCGCACCGCCGAG AACCAGggaaacataaacacaggaaATGCGAGCGGCCTCTTAGCACTCAGCCGTCAAAGCCTGTGATTGTTGGCCCGGGCTCCAAAAG gtgtgttatgtcggGGGCGGATGTGGAGGTGTACCTATCCCAGGTGCATGATGGGAGCGTGTCGTCGGGCTTCCGGGCGCTGTACGAGGAGCGTCTGCTGCTGGACGTCACGCTGTTGATAGAGGAGCACCACTTCCAG GCCCACAAGGCGCTCCTGGCGACCCAGAGCGACTACTTCCGGGTCATGTTCACCGCAGACATGAGGGAGAGGGACCAGGACAAGATCCACATGAAGGGGCTGACGGCCGCTGGGTTCGGCCACATCCTCCGCTTCATGTACTACGGTTCTCTGGAGCTCAGCATGCCCACGGTCCAAGAAATCCTGCAG GCGGCCATGTATGTGCAGCTGACGGAGGTGGTGGAGTTCTGCTGCTCCTTCCTGCTGGCAAAGATCTGCCTGGAGAACTGTGCCGAGGTCATGCGCCTTCTGGAGGACTTCAGTGTGGGCGTGGAGGGCGTCCAGGAGCAGCTCGACAACTTCCTACTCGACAACTTTGTCCCGCTCATGAGCCGCCCCGACTTCCTGTCCTACCTCAGCCTTGAGAGACTGCAG GCGTACCTGAACAGCGACGCCCTGAGTCGTTTCCCGGAGATCGAGTTGTATGAGTCTGTTCAGTCATGGCTGCGTCACGACCGGCGGCGCTGGAGGCACACGGACACCATCGTGCAGTCCATCCGCTTCTGTCTCATGACGCCCGCCAACATCTTTGAGAAG GTGAAGACGTCGGAGTTTTACCGTTACTCTCGACAGCTGAGGCAGGAGGTGGACCAGGCGCTCAGCTACTTCCACGACGTAAACCAGCAACCTCTGGTGGAGACTCACTCCAACCGCATCCGCTCCGTGCGCCCGCAGACCGCCGTCTTCAGAGGAATGATCGGCCACAGTATGGTCAACAGCAagatcctgctgctgcagcgaccaaag GTATGGTGGGAGCTGGAGGGGCCTCAGGTGCCGCTGCGGCCCGACTGTCTGGCCATCGTCAACAACTTTGCCTTCCTGTTGGGCGGAGAAGAGCTGGGGCCTGACGGCGAGTTTCATGCGTCCTCCAAAGTCTACCGCTACGACCCGCGGCAGAACTCATGGCTGCGCATGGCCGACATGTTGGTGCCCAG GTCTGAGTTTGCCGTCGGCGTCATTGGTAAGTTTATTTACGCCGTGGCGGGACGCACACGGGATGAGACCTTCTGCTCCACGGAGCGCTACGACATCACAGAGGACCGCTGGGAGTTTGTGGACCCGTACCCCGTCAACAAGTACGGACACGAGGGGACGGTGCTCAACGGTAAACTGTACATCACTGGCGGCATCACGTCCTCCTCCACGTccaaacaggtgtgtgtgtttgatcccGGGCGGGAGGCAGGaggtgggggtggaggaggggggagcGCGGGTGGCTCGGACGCTCACAGGACCCGCGCTGGCCGCGGCCCACTGCTACCCGGCACTCACGCCAGCTGCTGGGAGAACAAATCCAAAATGAACTACGCGCGCTGCTTCCACAAGATGATCTCCCACAACGGGAAGCTGTACGTGTTCGGGGGAGTGTGCGTGATCCTGCGCGCGTCCTTCGAGTCGCAGGGCTGCCCGTCCACCGAGGTCTACGACCCCGACACGGACGAGTGGACCATCCTCGCCTCCATGCCCATCGGCCGCAGCGGCCACGGCGTGGCAGTGTTGGACCGTCAGATCATGGTGCTGGGCGGCCTTTGTTACAACGGCCACTACAGTGACTCCATCCTCACCTTCGACCCCGACGAAAACAAGTGGAAGGAGGACGAGTATCCCAGAATGCCTTGCAAACTGGACGGCCTGCAGGTGTGCAGCCTGCACTTCCCAGAGTACGTGCTGGAGCACGTGAGACGCTGCAGCTGA
- the klhl15 gene encoding kelch-like protein 15 isoform X2, whose translation MPVANQRCVMSGADVEVYLSQVHDGSVSSGFRALYEERLLLDVTLLIEEHHFQAHKALLATQSDYFRVMFTADMRERDQDKIHMKGLTAAGFGHILRFMYYGSLELSMPTVQEILQAAMYVQLTEVVEFCCSFLLAKICLENCAEVMRLLEDFSVGVEGVQEQLDNFLLDNFVPLMSRPDFLSYLSLERLQAYLNSDALSRFPEIELYESVQSWLRHDRRRWRHTDTIVQSIRFCLMTPANIFEKVKTSEFYRYSRQLRQEVDQALSYFHDVNQQPLVETHSNRIRSVRPQTAVFRGMIGHSMVNSKILLLQRPKVWWELEGPQVPLRPDCLAIVNNFAFLLGGEELGPDGEFHASSKVYRYDPRQNSWLRMADMLVPRSEFAVGVIGKFIYAVAGRTRDETFCSTERYDITEDRWEFVDPYPVNKYGHEGTVLNGKLYITGGITSSSTSKQVCVFDPGREAGGGGGGGGSAGGSDAHRTRAGRGPLLPGTHASCWENKSKMNYARCFHKMISHNGKLYVFGGVCVILRASFESQGCPSTEVYDPDTDEWTILASMPIGRSGHGVAVLDRQIMVLGGLCYNGHYSDSILTFDPDENKWKEDEYPRMPCKLDGLQVCSLHFPEYVLEHVRRCS comes from the exons ATGCCCGTGGCCAATCAGAG gtgtgttatgtcggGGGCGGATGTGGAGGTGTACCTATCCCAGGTGCATGATGGGAGCGTGTCGTCGGGCTTCCGGGCGCTGTACGAGGAGCGTCTGCTGCTGGACGTCACGCTGTTGATAGAGGAGCACCACTTCCAG GCCCACAAGGCGCTCCTGGCGACCCAGAGCGACTACTTCCGGGTCATGTTCACCGCAGACATGAGGGAGAGGGACCAGGACAAGATCCACATGAAGGGGCTGACGGCCGCTGGGTTCGGCCACATCCTCCGCTTCATGTACTACGGTTCTCTGGAGCTCAGCATGCCCACGGTCCAAGAAATCCTGCAG GCGGCCATGTATGTGCAGCTGACGGAGGTGGTGGAGTTCTGCTGCTCCTTCCTGCTGGCAAAGATCTGCCTGGAGAACTGTGCCGAGGTCATGCGCCTTCTGGAGGACTTCAGTGTGGGCGTGGAGGGCGTCCAGGAGCAGCTCGACAACTTCCTACTCGACAACTTTGTCCCGCTCATGAGCCGCCCCGACTTCCTGTCCTACCTCAGCCTTGAGAGACTGCAG GCGTACCTGAACAGCGACGCCCTGAGTCGTTTCCCGGAGATCGAGTTGTATGAGTCTGTTCAGTCATGGCTGCGTCACGACCGGCGGCGCTGGAGGCACACGGACACCATCGTGCAGTCCATCCGCTTCTGTCTCATGACGCCCGCCAACATCTTTGAGAAG GTGAAGACGTCGGAGTTTTACCGTTACTCTCGACAGCTGAGGCAGGAGGTGGACCAGGCGCTCAGCTACTTCCACGACGTAAACCAGCAACCTCTGGTGGAGACTCACTCCAACCGCATCCGCTCCGTGCGCCCGCAGACCGCCGTCTTCAGAGGAATGATCGGCCACAGTATGGTCAACAGCAagatcctgctgctgcagcgaccaaag GTATGGTGGGAGCTGGAGGGGCCTCAGGTGCCGCTGCGGCCCGACTGTCTGGCCATCGTCAACAACTTTGCCTTCCTGTTGGGCGGAGAAGAGCTGGGGCCTGACGGCGAGTTTCATGCGTCCTCCAAAGTCTACCGCTACGACCCGCGGCAGAACTCATGGCTGCGCATGGCCGACATGTTGGTGCCCAG GTCTGAGTTTGCCGTCGGCGTCATTGGTAAGTTTATTTACGCCGTGGCGGGACGCACACGGGATGAGACCTTCTGCTCCACGGAGCGCTACGACATCACAGAGGACCGCTGGGAGTTTGTGGACCCGTACCCCGTCAACAAGTACGGACACGAGGGGACGGTGCTCAACGGTAAACTGTACATCACTGGCGGCATCACGTCCTCCTCCACGTccaaacaggtgtgtgtgtttgatcccGGGCGGGAGGCAGGaggtgggggtggaggaggggggagcGCGGGTGGCTCGGACGCTCACAGGACCCGCGCTGGCCGCGGCCCACTGCTACCCGGCACTCACGCCAGCTGCTGGGAGAACAAATCCAAAATGAACTACGCGCGCTGCTTCCACAAGATGATCTCCCACAACGGGAAGCTGTACGTGTTCGGGGGAGTGTGCGTGATCCTGCGCGCGTCCTTCGAGTCGCAGGGCTGCCCGTCCACCGAGGTCTACGACCCCGACACGGACGAGTGGACCATCCTCGCCTCCATGCCCATCGGCCGCAGCGGCCACGGCGTGGCAGTGTTGGACCGTCAGATCATGGTGCTGGGCGGCCTTTGTTACAACGGCCACTACAGTGACTCCATCCTCACCTTCGACCCCGACGAAAACAAGTGGAAGGAGGACGAGTATCCCAGAATGCCTTGCAAACTGGACGGCCTGCAGGTGTGCAGCCTGCACTTCCCAGAGTACGTGCTGGAGCACGTGAGACGCTGCAGCTGA
- the klhl15 gene encoding kelch-like protein 15 isoform X3: protein MSGADVEVYLSQVHDGSVSSGFRALYEERLLLDVTLLIEEHHFQAHKALLATQSDYFRVMFTADMRERDQDKIHMKGLTAAGFGHILRFMYYGSLELSMPTVQEILQAAMYVQLTEVVEFCCSFLLAKICLENCAEVMRLLEDFSVGVEGVQEQLDNFLLDNFVPLMSRPDFLSYLSLERLQAYLNSDALSRFPEIELYESVQSWLRHDRRRWRHTDTIVQSIRFCLMTPANIFEKVKTSEFYRYSRQLRQEVDQALSYFHDVNQQPLVETHSNRIRSVRPQTAVFRGMIGHSMVNSKILLLQRPKVWWELEGPQVPLRPDCLAIVNNFAFLLGGEELGPDGEFHASSKVYRYDPRQNSWLRMADMLVPRSEFAVGVIGKFIYAVAGRTRDETFCSTERYDITEDRWEFVDPYPVNKYGHEGTVLNGKLYITGGITSSSTSKQVCVFDPGREAGGGGGGGGSAGGSDAHRTRAGRGPLLPGTHASCWENKSKMNYARCFHKMISHNGKLYVFGGVCVILRASFESQGCPSTEVYDPDTDEWTILASMPIGRSGHGVAVLDRQIMVLGGLCYNGHYSDSILTFDPDENKWKEDEYPRMPCKLDGLQVCSLHFPEYVLEHVRRCS, encoded by the exons atgtcggGGGCGGATGTGGAGGTGTACCTATCCCAGGTGCATGATGGGAGCGTGTCGTCGGGCTTCCGGGCGCTGTACGAGGAGCGTCTGCTGCTGGACGTCACGCTGTTGATAGAGGAGCACCACTTCCAG GCCCACAAGGCGCTCCTGGCGACCCAGAGCGACTACTTCCGGGTCATGTTCACCGCAGACATGAGGGAGAGGGACCAGGACAAGATCCACATGAAGGGGCTGACGGCCGCTGGGTTCGGCCACATCCTCCGCTTCATGTACTACGGTTCTCTGGAGCTCAGCATGCCCACGGTCCAAGAAATCCTGCAG GCGGCCATGTATGTGCAGCTGACGGAGGTGGTGGAGTTCTGCTGCTCCTTCCTGCTGGCAAAGATCTGCCTGGAGAACTGTGCCGAGGTCATGCGCCTTCTGGAGGACTTCAGTGTGGGCGTGGAGGGCGTCCAGGAGCAGCTCGACAACTTCCTACTCGACAACTTTGTCCCGCTCATGAGCCGCCCCGACTTCCTGTCCTACCTCAGCCTTGAGAGACTGCAG GCGTACCTGAACAGCGACGCCCTGAGTCGTTTCCCGGAGATCGAGTTGTATGAGTCTGTTCAGTCATGGCTGCGTCACGACCGGCGGCGCTGGAGGCACACGGACACCATCGTGCAGTCCATCCGCTTCTGTCTCATGACGCCCGCCAACATCTTTGAGAAG GTGAAGACGTCGGAGTTTTACCGTTACTCTCGACAGCTGAGGCAGGAGGTGGACCAGGCGCTCAGCTACTTCCACGACGTAAACCAGCAACCTCTGGTGGAGACTCACTCCAACCGCATCCGCTCCGTGCGCCCGCAGACCGCCGTCTTCAGAGGAATGATCGGCCACAGTATGGTCAACAGCAagatcctgctgctgcagcgaccaaag GTATGGTGGGAGCTGGAGGGGCCTCAGGTGCCGCTGCGGCCCGACTGTCTGGCCATCGTCAACAACTTTGCCTTCCTGTTGGGCGGAGAAGAGCTGGGGCCTGACGGCGAGTTTCATGCGTCCTCCAAAGTCTACCGCTACGACCCGCGGCAGAACTCATGGCTGCGCATGGCCGACATGTTGGTGCCCAG GTCTGAGTTTGCCGTCGGCGTCATTGGTAAGTTTATTTACGCCGTGGCGGGACGCACACGGGATGAGACCTTCTGCTCCACGGAGCGCTACGACATCACAGAGGACCGCTGGGAGTTTGTGGACCCGTACCCCGTCAACAAGTACGGACACGAGGGGACGGTGCTCAACGGTAAACTGTACATCACTGGCGGCATCACGTCCTCCTCCACGTccaaacaggtgtgtgtgtttgatcccGGGCGGGAGGCAGGaggtgggggtggaggaggggggagcGCGGGTGGCTCGGACGCTCACAGGACCCGCGCTGGCCGCGGCCCACTGCTACCCGGCACTCACGCCAGCTGCTGGGAGAACAAATCCAAAATGAACTACGCGCGCTGCTTCCACAAGATGATCTCCCACAACGGGAAGCTGTACGTGTTCGGGGGAGTGTGCGTGATCCTGCGCGCGTCCTTCGAGTCGCAGGGCTGCCCGTCCACCGAGGTCTACGACCCCGACACGGACGAGTGGACCATCCTCGCCTCCATGCCCATCGGCCGCAGCGGCCACGGCGTGGCAGTGTTGGACCGTCAGATCATGGTGCTGGGCGGCCTTTGTTACAACGGCCACTACAGTGACTCCATCCTCACCTTCGACCCCGACGAAAACAAGTGGAAGGAGGACGAGTATCCCAGAATGCCTTGCAAACTGGACGGCCTGCAGGTGTGCAGCCTGCACTTCCCAGAGTACGTGCTGGAGCACGTGAGACGCTGCAGCTGA